ATTGCGTCACCGCGGTGACAAAACTTTCCGGCACACCGGGCGTCTTATCGCCAGCCCCGGAAGCAAAGCCGTTGCAAAATGACGATGTCAAAATGGGTCAAATCCGAATCAGTGGTTACCTCTACCGACGATTCACCATCACCAATAGCGGCTGCCGCCGTTTCGCCCAAGCCGGGAGGCCCCCTGAGGCCGCGGCTTGAGGCGGTGCAGAAGAGGATAGAGAACCAGATAGCCCGGCTCGACGACCTCCTGTCGTCTTTGAAGATGCGCGACGACGAGACGTTCCGCAAGCTCATGGCCTCGATAAAGGAGAGCAACGCCCAGTACTCTACCGTGCTTTCTGCAGAACTGGCAAAGGCAAGGCAGGTAAGCCGCGTCGTCTCGATAGCCAGGGTGGCGCTTGAGAAGATCCACGGCCGGCTTGCGTCCGTGTCGGACTTTGGCGATCTTGTCATAGTCCTGAGCCCGGCGATGGCCGTCGTGAAAAGCGTGAGGTCGTCGCTGGTGCCTTTTGTGCCAGAGATGGAGGAAGACCTTGGCATAATCTCGGAACTCTTGAGCGGGATACTGGTGGACGCCGGCCAGGTGGGCGGTTACACTATCAACTTCGAGACTGCAAACGAGGAAGCCGTGAGGCTTGTTGACGAGGCATCAAGCACTGTAGAGCACAAGATGAAGGAGGAGCTCCCCGGAATCCCAGACCTTCCGATGGTACCAACAACAACAAAGGTTGCCTAGCTTACTTCGTGGCTGTCGTCAGCTAGGCAGCCCCGGTGTCACCACGGGCGAACAGAATGCCCAACATCTTTTGACCCTTTGCCTTTTCGTTGCTTTTAGCAAAATCTGTAGACGCATATTTGCTGTTTCGCAAGGACTCTACCCTTAGGGAAAGGGCCACTGTAGCCCTCGCAAGCCTCCAGCGCAACGCCTGCGCGATGGGCACGCTGCGCAGCAGGATAGAGTCGCGGGCAGACTTTATCCTGAAATCGCAGGGACATAGCGACGAGTACCAGGAGCTTGCACGCGTCCTTGAGCTGGTAAAAAACGGCGAGCTCATCCTGAGCGAGCTGTCCGGCAAGATGGAAGCCGCGCGCTTTTTGGAAGAATTCGTCCTGATAATCAACGGCGCTGCCGAGTCGGTGAGCGCGATAAAGGGCGACGTCGAGCACCTGGTCCCGCTGGCAGAAAGCGCGCTTGCCGAGATGCACGACGCCATATCCAAGATATCCGGCGGCCTTTACACGCCGGACCCCGGGCCGGCGCAGATAGACATGCAAAACAGCATCCTTGCAGAGGCGACGGCAGCGGCGGTCGCGCAGGCGCCGCCCGTACTACACGAGCAGCGTGCTGCCGTGGAACCAAAGGCCGCCGATGCATCTATTGAGGCAAAGGCCGAGGCCGAGCTGGCATAGGGACGCGCGTGGTGTAAACTTTTCACACGGCAAGCAAAGATAGATTTACACCTAGGTAATTCAAATTGCTAACCAATTTTCTTCTGGAACTGCAATTATGAGTCTCGCACCCCAAGAACTTGAAAATAGCGCTAGCAAGTATGCAGCCGAGGCGATCAGGCTTGACTCCCAGGGCTCAAGAGGAATGGCTATCCAGTCATACCAGAGGGCAATTGAGGCACTCGTCAAGCTGGTACAGATCTACCCGGATTACAAGTTGAACAAGGTCTACATGGAACGGGCAAACGCGTACCAGAACCGCATCAAGGCACTCCAGATGTCCCACGGGCTTGACGACGACAGGCCGAACCCGATCGAGGATAATAATAGGGTCGAGCCGGCAAACGGCCACGGCAAGGGCAGTGCCGGTTCTTCTTCTGGCGGCAGCAGCAAGTCCGGCAACGTGGAGACGCTAAAGGCAGACTTTGACGACCTTGTCATGAAGGACAAGCCAAAGGTGAGCTGGGACGAGGTTATCGGCCTTGACGACGCCAAGAGGGCTATACGCGAGTCTATCGTTTACCCGATGAAGAGGCCGGACCTGTTTCCCCTTGGGTGGCCGCGCGGAATACTGCTGTACGGGCCGCCGGGATGCGGAAAAACGCTGCTTGCAGCAGCTGCGGCAGCAGAGATCGACGGCTACTTCATCAACGTCGACGCGGCGTCGATGATGAGCAAGTGGCTGGGCGAGGCAGAAAAAAACATATCGAAACTGTTCACGATGGCGCGCAAGCTCAACGAAAGCGAAGGCGTGCCCGTGCTTTTGTTCATAGACGAAATCGATTCGCTCCTTGGCCAGCGCAACAGCGAGGTAGGAGGCGAGGTAAGGGTAAAGAACCAGTTCCTGACAGAGATGGACGGCATCAACGGCAAGTCAAAAGAGTCGCAGCTCTACGTCATCGGCGCGACCAACAAGCCGTGGAGCCTTGAAGCAGGCTTTTTGCGCAGGTTCCAAAAGAGGATTTATGTGACATTGCCGGACAACGCCTCGCGCACAAACCTGTTCAACCAGTACACCCGCCCGCTCAACACAGAAAGCGCGCTCAAGATAGACGAGCTTGCCAAGATAACGGACGGCTACAGCGCAAGCGACATCAAGGACATCTGCCAGTCGGTGCAGCTGCGCGTCGTCAACGAGCTGTTCGAGAGCGGAAAGGCGATGGAGGCTAACGCAAACCCGAGGCCCGTCGG
The sequence above is drawn from the Nitrososphaera viennensis EN76 genome and encodes:
- a CDS encoding Snf7 family protein produces the protein MTMSKWVKSESVVTSTDDSPSPIAAAAVSPKPGGPLRPRLEAVQKRIENQIARLDDLLSSLKMRDDETFRKLMASIKESNAQYSTVLSAELAKARQVSRVVSIARVALEKIHGRLASVSDFGDLVIVLSPAMAVVKSVRSSLVPFVPEMEEDLGIISELLSGILVDAGQVGGYTINFETANEEAVRLVDEASSTVEHKMKEELPGIPDLPMVPTTTKVA
- a CDS encoding AAA family ATPase; translated protein: MSLAPQELENSASKYAAEAIRLDSQGSRGMAIQSYQRAIEALVKLVQIYPDYKLNKVYMERANAYQNRIKALQMSHGLDDDRPNPIEDNNRVEPANGHGKGSAGSSSGGSSKSGNVETLKADFDDLVMKDKPKVSWDEVIGLDDAKRAIRESIVYPMKRPDLFPLGWPRGILLYGPPGCGKTLLAAAAAAEIDGYFINVDAASMMSKWLGEAEKNISKLFTMARKLNESEGVPVLLFIDEIDSLLGQRNSEVGGEVRVKNQFLTEMDGINGKSKESQLYVIGATNKPWSLEAGFLRRFQKRIYVTLPDNASRTNLFNQYTRPLNTESALKIDELAKITDGYSASDIKDICQSVQLRVVNELFESGKAMEANANPRPVGTTDFREILKIRKPSVSVDMIRAYMRWSDQFKAL